Proteins from one Juglans microcarpa x Juglans regia isolate MS1-56 chromosome 1S, Jm3101_v1.0, whole genome shotgun sequence genomic window:
- the LOC121247211 gene encoding 7-hydroxymethyl chlorophyll a reductase, chloroplastic has product MSSFICRLSSLPLSFSIVSSTSSSSKDGNAKSSNSVKLRDDWRNRSRPIPPGGTYPAKDHCSHCGLCDTYYIAHVKNACAFLGDGMSRIEGLEPIVHGRGRKSSSLDEIHMGVHEELLYARKVEPVEGAQWTGIVTTIAIEMLKSGMVEAVICVQSDPEDRFGPRPVLARTPDEVLAAKGVKPTLSPNLNTLALVEAAGVKRLLFCGVGCQVQALRSVEHHLNLEKLYVLGTNCVDNGTREGLDKFLKAASNEPETVLHYEFMQDYKVHLKHLDGHIEEVPYFCLPANDLVDVIAPSCYSCFDYTNALADLVVGYMGVPKYSGISMTQHPQYVTVRNERGREMLSLVENLLEITPTISSGDRRPFVIETVKADDNAKLGRGPSQPAPKFIGNLIAFILNLIGPKGLEFARYSLDYHTIRNYLHVNRAWGKARADRHMPSYAKKIVDMYNQNGEIEAMLSDK; this is encoded by the exons atgTCGTCCTTCATTTGCAGGCTCTCGTCGCTTCCGCTCTCATTCTCAATCGTTTCTTCGACATCTTCTTCCTCTAAAG ATGGGAACGCCAAGTCTTCAAATTCGGTGAAGCTCAGAGACGACTGGAGGAACCGCTCCAGACCCATTCCTCCGGGAGGTACCTACCCGGCCAAAGACCACTGCAG TCATTGCGGGTTGTGTGATACGTATTACATTGCGCATGTGAAGAACGCGTGTGCTTTTCTGGGAGATGGAATGTCTAGAATTGAA GGCTTGGAACCCATAGTTCATGGTCGAGGGAGGAAATCAAGTTCCTTAGATGAGATACATATGGGGGTCCATGAGGAACTACTATATGCTCGCAAAGTAGAGCCTGTagaag GAGCTCAATGGACAGGGATAGTAACAACAATTGCCATTGAAATGCTTAAATCAGGCATGGTAGAAGCTGTTATTTGTGTGCAGAG TGATCCGGAGGATAGATTTGGACCAAGGCCTGTCCTAGCAAG GACACCAGATGAAGTTCTAGCTGCTAAAGGTGTTAAGCCGACATTATCTCCTAATCTGAATACTCTTGCCCTAGTTGAG GCTGCAGGTGTAAAGCGTCTTCTTTTCTGCGGTGTGGGTTGCCAAGTGCAAG CATTAAGATCTGTGGAGCACCACTTGAATTTGGAAAAGCTCTATGTATTAGGCACTAATTGTG TTGATAATGGAACCCGAGAAGGACTGGATAAGTTTCTAAAGGCTGCAAGTAACGAACCAGAAACAGTTCTCCATTATGAGTTTATGCAAGACTACAAG GTTCATTTGAAGCATTTGGACGGTCACATTGAGGAG GTTCCTTATTTCTGTCTACCAGCAAATGATTTGGTCGATGTTATTGCCCCTTCGTGCTACAG CTGTTTTGACTACACCAATGCCTTAGCG GATCTGGTGGTTGGATACATGGGTGTGCCAAAATATTCTGGAATCAGCATGACACAACATCCACAGTATGTTACTGTCAG AAATGAACGTGGAAGAGAAATGCTGAGTCTGGTGGAAAACCTCCTAGAAATTACTCCTACAATCAGCAGT GGTGACCGCCGACCATTTGTTATCGAGACTGTCAAGGCAGATGATAATGCTAAGTTAG GGAGAGGTCCTTCTCAGCCTGCCCCAAAGTTCATTGGAAATTTGATAGCTTTTATTCTGAACTTG ATTGGTCCAAAGGGTTTGGAATTTGCTCGTTACTCTCTTGACTACCATACCATTCGGAACTATTTGCACGTAAACCGCGCCTGGGGAAAAGCAAG AGCTGATAGACACATGCCTTCTTACGCGAAGAAAATTGTGGATATGTACAACCAGAATGGTGAAATTGAAGCGATGTTGTCTGACAAGTGA
- the LOC121244203 gene encoding uncharacterized protein LOC121244203, translating to MHEYISGYYCEKGWKLTAVTWNQLEAGHKLPCNWQQWSKSRRGCNVDGSSFGNPGAAGGGIIRDSAGRALAGFAQHNGVSSNTVAEGRALLDGLRLAQQMWNQRPHGGIRFFRGVYVISTEKGIW from the exons ATGCATGAATACATATCAGGCTATTACTGTGAGAAGGGATGGAAGTTGACAGCGGTAACATG GAACCAGTTGGAAGCTGGTCATAAATTGCCTTGTAACTGGCAACAGTGGTCTAAATCAAGAAGGGGTTGCAATGTAGATGGTAGCTCATTTGGGAATCCTGGTGCAGCAGGTGGGGGCATTATTCGGGATTCAGCTGGCCGTGCTTTAGCTGGTTTTGCGCAGCATAATGGGGTGTCTTCTAACACTGTTGCGGAAGGACGTGCGTTACTTGATGGCTTAAGACTGGCTCAACAAATGTGGAATCAAAGACCTCATGGTGGAATCAGATTCTTCCGTGGTG TATATGTCATATCTACAGAGAAGGGAATATGGTAG
- the LOC121244193 gene encoding golgin subfamily A member 6-like protein 1, translating into MGVNASKNKSNLCGRDVTGLMENTRFLQKAMREMMSEREKQSKAYERDMMVFAFKEAEWKQERKRLREEVKSLRKIVEEKEDRIKEMEEKSEKRGWELLMGSGFLLEQMREERARRDEAVEKWKQLYLAIKMELDDLIQRTHHGEVQYYWKAEEEEEMIQELQRELHAKEETIRGLKARMSSMEHEEYSKEREIDILRQSLRIMSSKTSASHVGNKDLQ; encoded by the exons ATGGGCGTAAATGCTAGCAAGAACAAGAGCAATCTGTGTGGCAGAGATGTTACAGGGTTGATGGAGAATACAAGGTTTCTGCAGAAGGCAATGAGGGAGATGATGAGTGAGAGGGAGAAACAGAGTAAGGCTTATGAGCGAGATATGATGGTTTTTGCATTTAAGGAGGCTGAGTGGAAGCAAGAGAGGAAGAGGCTAAGAGAGGAGGTGAAGAGTCTGAGGAAGATAGTGGAAGAGAAAGAAGATAGGAttaaagaaatggaagagaagagTGAGAAAAGAGGGTGGGAATTGTTGATGGGAAGTGGTTTCTTGTTGGAGCAAATGAGGGAGGAGAGAGCAAGGAGAGATGAGGCTGTGGAAAAGTGGAAGCAGCTTTATCTTGCTATTAAGATGGAGCTTGATGATCTCATTCAGAGGACACATCATG GGGAGGTACAGTATTATTGGAaagcagaggaagaagaagagatgatACAAGAGTTGCAGAGGGAACTTCATGCAAAGGAAGAGACCATCAGAGGTTTGAAAGCTCGAATGTCTTCTATGGAGCATGAAGAATACAGCAAGGAAAGGGAAATTGACATATTGAGGCAAAGCTTACGAATCATGAGCAGTAAAACATCGGCATCGCATGTCGGCAACAAGGATCTCCAAtga
- the LOC121246255 gene encoding uncharacterized protein LOC121246255 isoform X2: MSPSETKMRGSLRVDDANAPSTSGPQTRAPQAAPSHPNSKHSFACGGNVFRLLARREVSPRTKHSSKRLWGEASKPRLDSFGSRCAVQDARRGLISWVEAETLRHFSAKYCPLLPPPRSTIAAAFSPDGRTVASTHGDHTVKIIDCQTGSCLKVLSGHRRTPWVVRFHPLYPEILASGSLDHEVRLWDAYTAQCIGSRDFCRPIASIAFHAQGELLAVASGHKLYMWHYNRREETSSPAIVLRTRRSLRAVHFHPHAAPFLLTAEVNDLDSSDSSMTLATSPDELPLMSLPFLMWPSFARDDGRTSLQPTYGDAGLSTVQPRVNPSASMRLLTYSTSSGQYELLLSPIDPHSSSPVPEDMGNDFIMSEMGNTIYQSAVDTTETMEVHPEERNTRFFPFGDPMYWELPFLQGWLIGQSQAAQRTMNSVNGSAHENSSAFNEMENLAASSVMPAVVSQYRATGRSSSRQRSSRFRMRSRTISGDGAAFNHVPRDEGDPRVAVSRIQSELATSLAAAAAGELPCTVKLRLWAHDIKDPCALLDAEKCRLVVPHAVLCSEMGAHFSPCGRFLAACVACMLPHLEADPGLQGVHHDIPGAATSPTRHPISAHQVLYELRIYSLEEATFGSVLASRAIRAAHCLTSIQFSPTSEHLLLAYGRRHSSLLKSVVIDGETTVPIYTILEVYRVSDMELVRVLPSAEDEVNVACFHPSVGGGLVYGTKEGKLRILHYDSSHATTCAASHLLDENMLEVPTYALEC, translated from the exons ATGAGTCCGTCGGAAACAAAAATGAGGGGATCTTTACGTGTAGATGACGCGAATGCCCCGTCCACCTCAGGTCCACAGACACGCGCTCCTCAGGCTGCGCCGAGCCACCCGAATTCCAAGCACAG TTTTGCCTGTGGTGGCAATGTGTTTAGACTCTTGGCACGTAGAGAGGTTTCACCTAGAACGAAGCACTCATCAAAACGGTTATGGGGAGAAGCTTCTAAACCGCGACTTGATTCCTTTGGGTCAAGGTGTGCAGTGCAAGATGCAAGACGAGGTCTTATATCGTG GGTGGAGGCAGAAACGTTGCGGCATTTTTCAGCCAAATATTGTCCACTATTGCCTCCTCCAAGGTCGACTATTGCAGCAGCCTTCAGCCCTGATGGAAGAACAGTTGCCTCTACACA TGGAGACCATACCGTAAAGATTATCGACTGCCAAACTGGGAGTTGCTTAAAGGTTTTGAGTGGTCACCGAAGGACCCCTTGGGTG GTTAGGTTTCATCCATTATATCCTGAAATACTTGCAAGTGGAAGTTTGGATCATGAAGTTCGTTTATGGGATGCATATACTGCACAGTGTATAGGATCACGCGATTTTT GTCGTCCTATTGCTTCTATTGCCTTCCATGCGCAGGGGGAGCTTCTTGCTGTGGCTTCAGGTCACAAA CTATACATGTGGCATTACAACAGGAGAGAGGAGACATCCTCGCCAGCCATTGTACTAAGAACACGCCGGTCTCTTCGGGCTGTGCATTTTCACCCACATGCAGCCCCTTTTCTTTTAACTGCTGAG GTCAATGACCTTGACTCATCAGATTCCTCAATGACACTTGCAACTTCTCCAG ATGAGCTTCCTCTCATGTCTTTACCCTTTCTGATGTGGCCTTCATTTGCTAGAGATGATGGGAGAACATCTTTGCAGCCTACTTATGGGGATGCAGGTTTGAGTACCGTGCAACCGAGAGTGAATCCTTCTGCTTCAATGCGGCTTCTGACATATTCCACTTCTTCAGGGCAGTATGAACTTCTGTTGTCTCCAATTGATCCTCATAGTTCATCTCCTGTGCCAGAGGATAtgggaaatgattttataatgaGTGAAATGGGTAACACGATTTATCAATCTGCTGTGGATACCACGGAGACTATGGAAGTGCATCCCGAAGAGAGAAATACTCGCTTTTTCCCTTTTGGTGACCCAATGTATTGGGAGCTACCCTTCTTGCAAGGGTGGTTAATTGGCCAGAGCCAAGCTGCACAACGCACCATGAATTCTGTCAATGGTTCAGCCCACGAGAATTCATCAGCATTTAATGAAATGGAAAATCTTGCGGCTTCTTCAGTTATGCCAGCTGTTGTTAGCCAATATAGGGCTACCGGAAGATCCAGCTCGCGACAGCGTTCTTCGCGTTTTCGCATGAGGTCCAGGACCATATCTGGTGATGGTGCTGCTTTTAATCATGTTCCACGTGATGAAGGTGATCCTCGAGTTGCTGTAAGTAGAATCCAATCTGAACTTGCGACCTCATTGGCTGCGGCAGCTGCTGGGGAGTTACCGTGCACTGTGAAGCTAAGATTATGGGCACATGACATAAAAGATCCATGTGCTCTTCTTGATGCAGAAAAGTGCCGCCTAGTTGTACCCCATGCTGTACTTTGTAG TGAAATGGGGGCTCATTTCTCACCTTGCGGGAGATTTTTAGCAGCTTGTGTGGCATGCATGCTGCCTCATCTGGAGGCTGATCCAGGATTGCAAGGGGTTCACCATGACATCCCAGGGGCTGCAACCTCCCCGACACGGCACCCAATTTCAGCTCACCAAGTTCTGTATGAGCTTCGGATATATTCCCTTGAGGAGGCAAC attTGGCTCGGTCCTTGCATCACGGGCAATACGGGCTGCTCACTGTTTAACCTCAATTCAG TTCTCACCTACATCTGAGCACTTGTTACTTGCTTATGGTCGACGCCATAGTTCACTTCTTAAGAGTGTTGTCATTGATGGGGAGACAACAGTGCCTATTTACACAATTCTGGAG GTTTACAGAGTTTCTGATATGGAACTTGTGAGAGTTCTTCCTAGTGCTGAGGATGAGGTCAATGTAGCCTGCTTTCATCCATCAGTTGGAGGTGGCCTTGTCTATGGGACTAAG GAAGGGAAACTTAGGATCCTCCATTATGATAGTTCTCATGCCACGACTTGTGCGGCATCTCATTTGCTTGATGAAAACATGCTCGAG GTCCCAACATATGCTTTAGAATGCTAA
- the LOC121246255 gene encoding uncharacterized protein LOC121246255 isoform X1, translating to MSPSETKMRGSLRVDDANAPSTSGPQTRAPQAAPSHPNSKHSFACGGNVFRLLARREVSPRTKHSSKRLWGEASKPRLDSFGSRCAVQDARRGLISWVEAETLRHFSAKYCPLLPPPRSTIAAAFSPDGRTVASTHGDHTVKIIDCQTGSCLKVLSGHRRTPWVVRFHPLYPEILASGSLDHEVRLWDAYTAQCIGSRDFCRPIASIAFHAQGELLAVASGHKLYMWHYNRREETSSPAIVLRTRRSLRAVHFHPHAAPFLLTAEVNDLDSSDSSMTLATSPGYLHYPPPTVFLADAHSSGLPCLADELPLMSLPFLMWPSFARDDGRTSLQPTYGDAGLSTVQPRVNPSASMRLLTYSTSSGQYELLLSPIDPHSSSPVPEDMGNDFIMSEMGNTIYQSAVDTTETMEVHPEERNTRFFPFGDPMYWELPFLQGWLIGQSQAAQRTMNSVNGSAHENSSAFNEMENLAASSVMPAVVSQYRATGRSSSRQRSSRFRMRSRTISGDGAAFNHVPRDEGDPRVAVSRIQSELATSLAAAAAGELPCTVKLRLWAHDIKDPCALLDAEKCRLVVPHAVLCSEMGAHFSPCGRFLAACVACMLPHLEADPGLQGVHHDIPGAATSPTRHPISAHQVLYELRIYSLEEATFGSVLASRAIRAAHCLTSIQFSPTSEHLLLAYGRRHSSLLKSVVIDGETTVPIYTILEVYRVSDMELVRVLPSAEDEVNVACFHPSVGGGLVYGTKEGKLRILHYDSSHATTCAASHLLDENMLEVPTYALEC from the exons ATGAGTCCGTCGGAAACAAAAATGAGGGGATCTTTACGTGTAGATGACGCGAATGCCCCGTCCACCTCAGGTCCACAGACACGCGCTCCTCAGGCTGCGCCGAGCCACCCGAATTCCAAGCACAG TTTTGCCTGTGGTGGCAATGTGTTTAGACTCTTGGCACGTAGAGAGGTTTCACCTAGAACGAAGCACTCATCAAAACGGTTATGGGGAGAAGCTTCTAAACCGCGACTTGATTCCTTTGGGTCAAGGTGTGCAGTGCAAGATGCAAGACGAGGTCTTATATCGTG GGTGGAGGCAGAAACGTTGCGGCATTTTTCAGCCAAATATTGTCCACTATTGCCTCCTCCAAGGTCGACTATTGCAGCAGCCTTCAGCCCTGATGGAAGAACAGTTGCCTCTACACA TGGAGACCATACCGTAAAGATTATCGACTGCCAAACTGGGAGTTGCTTAAAGGTTTTGAGTGGTCACCGAAGGACCCCTTGGGTG GTTAGGTTTCATCCATTATATCCTGAAATACTTGCAAGTGGAAGTTTGGATCATGAAGTTCGTTTATGGGATGCATATACTGCACAGTGTATAGGATCACGCGATTTTT GTCGTCCTATTGCTTCTATTGCCTTCCATGCGCAGGGGGAGCTTCTTGCTGTGGCTTCAGGTCACAAA CTATACATGTGGCATTACAACAGGAGAGAGGAGACATCCTCGCCAGCCATTGTACTAAGAACACGCCGGTCTCTTCGGGCTGTGCATTTTCACCCACATGCAGCCCCTTTTCTTTTAACTGCTGAG GTCAATGACCTTGACTCATCAGATTCCTCAATGACACTTGCAACTTCTCCAGGTTACTTGCACTATCCTCCACCCACTGTGTTCTTGGCCGACGCTCATTCCAGTGGTCTTCCTTGTTTGGCAGATGAGCTTCCTCTCATGTCTTTACCCTTTCTGATGTGGCCTTCATTTGCTAGAGATGATGGGAGAACATCTTTGCAGCCTACTTATGGGGATGCAGGTTTGAGTACCGTGCAACCGAGAGTGAATCCTTCTGCTTCAATGCGGCTTCTGACATATTCCACTTCTTCAGGGCAGTATGAACTTCTGTTGTCTCCAATTGATCCTCATAGTTCATCTCCTGTGCCAGAGGATAtgggaaatgattttataatgaGTGAAATGGGTAACACGATTTATCAATCTGCTGTGGATACCACGGAGACTATGGAAGTGCATCCCGAAGAGAGAAATACTCGCTTTTTCCCTTTTGGTGACCCAATGTATTGGGAGCTACCCTTCTTGCAAGGGTGGTTAATTGGCCAGAGCCAAGCTGCACAACGCACCATGAATTCTGTCAATGGTTCAGCCCACGAGAATTCATCAGCATTTAATGAAATGGAAAATCTTGCGGCTTCTTCAGTTATGCCAGCTGTTGTTAGCCAATATAGGGCTACCGGAAGATCCAGCTCGCGACAGCGTTCTTCGCGTTTTCGCATGAGGTCCAGGACCATATCTGGTGATGGTGCTGCTTTTAATCATGTTCCACGTGATGAAGGTGATCCTCGAGTTGCTGTAAGTAGAATCCAATCTGAACTTGCGACCTCATTGGCTGCGGCAGCTGCTGGGGAGTTACCGTGCACTGTGAAGCTAAGATTATGGGCACATGACATAAAAGATCCATGTGCTCTTCTTGATGCAGAAAAGTGCCGCCTAGTTGTACCCCATGCTGTACTTTGTAG TGAAATGGGGGCTCATTTCTCACCTTGCGGGAGATTTTTAGCAGCTTGTGTGGCATGCATGCTGCCTCATCTGGAGGCTGATCCAGGATTGCAAGGGGTTCACCATGACATCCCAGGGGCTGCAACCTCCCCGACACGGCACCCAATTTCAGCTCACCAAGTTCTGTATGAGCTTCGGATATATTCCCTTGAGGAGGCAAC attTGGCTCGGTCCTTGCATCACGGGCAATACGGGCTGCTCACTGTTTAACCTCAATTCAG TTCTCACCTACATCTGAGCACTTGTTACTTGCTTATGGTCGACGCCATAGTTCACTTCTTAAGAGTGTTGTCATTGATGGGGAGACAACAGTGCCTATTTACACAATTCTGGAG GTTTACAGAGTTTCTGATATGGAACTTGTGAGAGTTCTTCCTAGTGCTGAGGATGAGGTCAATGTAGCCTGCTTTCATCCATCAGTTGGAGGTGGCCTTGTCTATGGGACTAAG GAAGGGAAACTTAGGATCCTCCATTATGATAGTTCTCATGCCACGACTTGTGCGGCATCTCATTTGCTTGATGAAAACATGCTCGAG GTCCCAACATATGCTTTAGAATGCTAA
- the LOC121246880 gene encoding LOW QUALITY PROTEIN: beta-amylase 1, chloroplastic-like (The sequence of the model RefSeq protein was modified relative to this genomic sequence to represent the inferred CDS: inserted 2 bases in 2 codons), with protein sequence MSLSMTHQLGALAGTPITIENGTIPGESTQTLSLASVWKSPMSNLRCRAQNTDIFDALSPPVSPCRSPILGATRPDLSVACRAFATELEAPAMEAPARVYREGGVQDKGKGVPVYVMMPLDSVTMNNTVNRRKAMNASLQALKSAGVEGVMMDVWWGLVERDAPGAYNWGGYTELLEMAKKHGLKVQAVMSFHQCGGNVGDSVSIPLPNWAVEEIDRDPDLAYTDQWGRRNYEYVSLGCDNLPVLKGRAPVQCYGDFMRAFRDNFKHLLGDTIVEIQVGMGPAGELRYPSYPEQNGTWKXPGIGAFQCYDKYMLSGLKAAAEAAGKPEWGSTGPTDAGHYNNWPENTTFFRKEGGGWNGPYGEFFLSWYSQMLLDHGERILTSAKSIFENTGVKISVKVAGIHWHYGTRSHAPELTAGYYNTRFRDGYLPXAQMLARHDAVFNFTCIEMRDHEQPQDALCAPEKLVRQVALATQKAQVPLAGENALPRYDEDAHEQILQASSLNIDSDSNETEMCAFTYLRLNPQLFQADNWRRFVAFVKKMKEGKDDHRCWEQVEREAEHFVHVTQPLVQEATVALMH encoded by the exons ATGTCTCTAAGCATGACGCACCAGCTAGGGGCCCTAGCCGGAACACCGATTACGATTGAGAACGGCACCATACCCGGAGAGTCAACGCAGACGTTAAGTTTAGCGTCGGTGTGGAAGTCTCCGATGTCGAATCTCAGGTGCAGGGCCCAAAACACTGACATCTTCGACGCGTTATCTCCGCCAGTGAGCCCTTGCCGGTCACCAATTCTAGGGGCTACCCGGCCGGATCTGTCGGTGGCCTGCCGTGCGTTCGCGACGGAGCTGGAAGCACCAGCGATGGAGGCTCCGGCGAGGGTGTACAGGGAGGGGGGTGTGCAGGACAAGGGGAAAGGGGTGCCGGTTTACGTGATGATGCCTCTGGATAGCGTGACGATGAACAACACGGTGAACCGGAGGAAGGCAATGAACGCAAGCTTGCAGGCTCTGAAGAGCGCTGGGGTTGAGGGAGTGATGATGGATGTGTGGTGGGGTTTGGTGGAGAGGGACGCGCCCGGTGCATACAATTGGGGCGGCTACACCGAGCTCCTCGAGATGGCCAAGAAGCACGGCCTCAAGGTCCAGGCAGTCATGTCGTTCCACCAATGTGGCGGAAACGTCGGTGACTCCGTCAG CATCCCTCTGCCCAACTGGGCTGTGGAAGAGATTGACAGAGATCCAGATCTTGCATACACCGATCAATGggggaggaggaattatgagtaTGTTTCACTAGGCTGCGACAACCTGCCTGTCCTTAAGGGTCGGGCGCCTGTACAGTGTTATGGGGACTTCATGCGTGCCTTCAGGGACAATTTCAAGCACTTGCTCGGGGACACCATCGTG GAAATCCAAGTTGGAATGGGTCCTGCAGGGGAGCTCCGATATCCTTCGTATCCAGAGCAGAATGGGACATGGA TTCCAGGAATAGGTGCTTTCCAGTGTTATGACAAG TATATGCTGAGCGGCTTGAAGGCTGCTGCTGAAGCTGCTGGTAAGCCAGAATGGGGTAGCACAGGCCCCACCGATGCTGGCCACTACAACAATTGGCCGGAAAATACCACATTTTTCAGAAAAGAAGGTGGAGGTTGGAATGGCCCTTATGGTGAATTCTTCCTGAGCTGGTACTCCCAGATGCTCCTTGACCACGGCGAGAGAATACTTACATCAGCCAAGTCTATCTTTGAGAATACAGGTGTAAAGATTTCTGTCAAGGTTGCAGGCATCCACTGGCACTATGGAACTCGGTCCCATGCCCCTGAGCTCACTGCCGGATACTATAACACTCGATTCCGAGATGGTTACCTTC TTGCCCAGATGTTGGCGCGTCATGATGCTGTATTCAATTTTACTTGCATTGAGATGCGTGATCATGAGCAGCCGCAGGATGCCCTTTGTGCACCTGAGAAACTTGTTAGACAAGTGGCTTTGGCTACACAGAAAGCACAGGTCCCGCTTGCTGGGGAAAATGCATTGCCTCGCTACGATGAAGATGCACATGAGCAGATCCTACAAGCATCCTCCTTGAATATAGACAGCGATTCAAATGAGACAGAGATGTGTGCATTCACATACCTGAGATTGAATCCGCAGTTGTTTCAGGCGGATAACTGGAGGCGGTTTGTGGCATttgtgaagaagatgaaggaagGAAAGGATGATCACAGGTGCTGGGAACAGGTGGAGCGGGAAGCCGAGCATTTTGTGCATGTTACCCAGCCTTTGGTGCAGGAAGCTACTGTTGCTCTTATGCACTAA
- the LOC121246884 gene encoding late embryogenesis abundant protein 1-like, translated as MSTAKQHFKAGESHGQGQATAEEWMQSTKDAANATKDKTADATQSATESAQHGKDQSATFIQQKGEQMKHMAQGAVDSMKTTLGVGDK; from the exons ATGTCTACCGCAAAGCAACATTTCAAGGCAGGGGAATCCCATGGCCAGGGCCAG GCCACAGCTGAGGAGTGGATGCAATCCACAAAGGATGCAGCCAATGCAACAAAAGACAAGACCGCTGATGCAACTCAATCAGCCACGGAATCTGCTCAACATGGGAAGGACCAAAGTGCTACCTTCATCCAGCAg AAAGGAGAACAGATGAAACACATGGCTCAGGGAGCTGTAGACAGCATGAAGACCACACTCGGAGTGGGTGACAAGTAA